The stretch of DNA GCCCGCGGCCAGTCCACGTTCATGGTGGAGATGCAGGAGACCGCGCACATCCTCAGCGGCGCCACCTCGAAGAGCCTGGTCGTGCTCGACGAGATTGGCCGCGGGACCGCCACCTTCGACGGATTGAGCATTGCCTGGGCGGTGGCGGAATACCTCGCCACCAACCAGCGCGCGCGCCCGAAGACGCTGTTCGCCACGCACTACCACGAGCTGACCGACCTCGCCGACGCGCTCGGCGGCGTGGTCAACGCGCACGTCACCGCGCGCGAGTGGAAGGACGACATCATCTTCCTGCACAAGATTCTGCCGGGACGGTCGGATCGCAGCTACGGCATCCAGGTGGCGCGGCTCGCCGGCCTGCCGGCCACGGTGATTGCGCGGGCCCGCGACATTCTCGGCTCGCTCGAGCACGACGAGCTGGCCCGCGGCGGCAAGCCGTCGCTGAGCGGCACGCCGGCGGTACCACAGCAGCAGCTCGGGTTGTTCCAGGCCATCTCCCCCGCCGACGAGAAGCTGCGCGAGCGCATCCGCGAGGTGGACATTAACCGGACGACCCCGATCGATGCGCTGCAGATTCTCCAGGAGCTCAAGCGGTCCCTTGACGACTAGGTCGATCGCGGCACTCGTCGTGCTGTTCGGGCTCAGCGCCTGCCACAGCGTTCCCGCCAGGACCGGGGTCGTCACCCTCGCCGTTCTCAGCTCCCCCAACAGCCTCGACCCGCGCGTCGGCTCCGATGAAACCTCGCAGCGCGCGCACCAGCTGCTCTTCGACAACCTGCTCTCGCTCGACGGGCAGTTGCGCGTCACCGGCGGACTGGCGTCCCGCTTCGAACAGCGCGACCCGCTGACCTACGACGTCTTCCTCCGGGAAGGCGTGATGTTTCACGACGGCCACGAACTGACCGCCGCCGACGTGGTCTACACCTTCAGCTGCTTTATCGATCCGGCGTTCCTCTCGCCGCGCAAGGGCGCCTATCGCGTGCTCGACAAGGTGACGGCACTCGATCGGTATGCGGTGCGCTTCTCGCTCAAGGAACCGTTCGGCTCGTTCCCGATTCAGCTGGTGATGCCGGTGGTGCCGAAGGGCGCCGGGCCGGAGTTGCGCGACCATCCGGTCGGCACCGGGCCGTACCGGTTCGTGCGGTTCGCGGTGGACGATCGCCTGGAGCTGGCGGCGTTCCCCGGTTACTTCCGCGGCGCGCCCGCCAACGACGGTGTCGTGCTGAAGGTGGTGCCCGACGAGATCATGCGGGCGCTCGAACTGCGCAAGGGCACGGTGGACCTCGTCGTCAACGACCTGTCCCCGGACGTCGTCCACCAGCTGGCGGAAGACAAGGGCATGTCCATTGCCGAGTCGCCGGGAACCGACTACGCCTACGTCGGCTTTAACATGCGCGATCCGGTGCTGCGCGATCGCCGCGTGCGCCACGCCATCGGCTATGCCATCGACCGGCAGGCCATCGTCGATCACTTGCGGCGCGGGCTGGCGAGCCCGGCCGTCGGCATCCTGCCGCCGGTGTCGTGGGCGTTCGAGCCCAACGTGTTCCAGTTCACGCACGACGTCGCCAGGGCGACGGCGCTCCTCGACGAGGCCGGTTATCCGGACCCGGACGGCGCCGGGCCGGCCCCGCGCCTGCGGCTGACGCTGAAGGTGTCAACCAACGAGTTCATCCGCCTGCAGGCGGCGGTGATCCAACAGGACCTGAAGCAGGCGGGCATCGAGCTCGACGTCAGGTCATACGAGTTCGCCACGCTCTACGCCGACGTGCTGAAGGGGAACTTCCAGCTGTTCACGCTGCAATGGGTCGGCGTGTCGGACCCCGACATGCTGCGCCGCGTGTTCCACTCGAAGCAGATGCCGCCGTCGGGGTTCAACCGCGGCTACTACGAGAATCCGGAGGTCGATCGGCTGATCGACGAGGCGGGCGCCGCCGCCACCGATGCAGATCGGCGGCGGCTGTTCGGCGAGGCGCAACGACTGGTCGCGGAAGACGCGCCGTACATCAGCCTGTGGAACAAGACCAACGTCGCCGTGTCCCGTACAGGAATCGAGGGCGTCAAGC from Vicinamibacterales bacterium encodes:
- a CDS encoding ABC transporter substrate-binding protein, encoding MTTRSIAALVVLFGLSACHSVPARTGVVTLAVLSSPNSLDPRVGSDETSQRAHQLLFDNLLSLDGQLRVTGGLASRFEQRDPLTYDVFLREGVMFHDGHELTAADVVYTFSCFIDPAFLSPRKGAYRVLDKVTALDRYAVRFSLKEPFGSFPIQLVMPVVPKGAGPELRDHPVGTGPYRFVRFAVDDRLELAAFPGYFRGAPANDGVVLKVVPDEIMRALELRKGTVDLVVNDLSPDVVHQLAEDKGMSIAESPGTDYAYVGFNMRDPVLRDRRVRHAIGYAIDRQAIVDHLRRGLASPAVGILPPVSWAFEPNVFQFTHDVARATALLDEAGYPDPDGAGPAPRLRLTLKVSTNEFIRLQAAVIQQDLKQAGIELDVRSYEFATLYADVLKGNFQLFTLQWVGVSDPDMLRRVFHSKQMPPSGFNRGYYENPEVDRLIDEAGAAATDADRRRLFGEAQRLVAEDAPYISLWNKTNVAVSRTGIEGVKLTPSAEFTFLREVTKR